A single region of the Undibacterium piscinae genome encodes:
- a CDS encoding ABC transporter ATP-binding protein — protein MSELRVNELTLEYGSGATANPILKGVSMDLKRGEVVALLGPSGSGKTTLLRAVAGLETPKTGSIHIGERKVFDGGHQLEVPAEQRNLGLVFQSYALWPHKTVNDNVGYGLKLRKMNSTDIAARVKDVLGQLGLGHLGERFPHQLSGGQQQRVAIARALVYNPPVILLDEPLSNLDAKLREEARAFLRELIVRLNLSALMVTHDQGEAMAISDRILLLNNGVIEQQGTPQSMYETPGTLFTAEFMGSNNRLHGKIVQRDGEFATIDVNGVKLKATLRGKDVVDDATAIIRLEKVRLSATQVENAIKLPLTTCMYLGDRWECLFGHAGSEGSLRAYSPYKLEQGEYWLQLDADKLWLY, from the coding sequence ATGTCTGAATTACGCGTCAACGAATTGACACTGGAATACGGTTCCGGTGCGACTGCCAACCCTATCCTCAAGGGTGTTTCCATGGATCTCAAGCGCGGTGAAGTGGTCGCCTTGCTGGGCCCTTCCGGTAGCGGTAAGACTACCCTGCTGCGCGCCGTGGCTGGCCTGGAAACACCGAAGACCGGTAGCATCCATATCGGCGAGCGCAAAGTGTTTGACGGCGGCCATCAGCTGGAAGTGCCGGCCGAGCAGCGTAACCTGGGTCTGGTATTTCAGTCTTACGCCTTGTGGCCGCACAAGACCGTCAATGACAACGTCGGCTATGGTTTAAAGCTGCGCAAGATGAACAGTACGGATATCGCCGCCAGGGTCAAGGATGTCTTGGGGCAACTCGGGCTGGGTCATCTGGGCGAGCGTTTCCCGCATCAGTTGTCCGGTGGTCAGCAGCAACGCGTGGCGATTGCCCGTGCGCTGGTATACAACCCGCCGGTGATCTTGCTCGATGAACCGCTGTCGAACCTGGATGCCAAATTGCGCGAAGAGGCGCGTGCTTTCTTGCGTGAACTGATCGTGCGCCTGAACCTGTCGGCATTGATGGTGACGCATGACCAGGGTGAAGCGATGGCGATTTCCGATCGCATCCTGTTACTCAACAACGGTGTGATCGAACAGCAAGGCACGCCGCAAAGCATGTACGAAACGCCGGGTACTTTGTTTACCGCTGAATTTATGGGCAGCAATAACCGCCTGCACGGCAAAATCGTTCAGCGTGACGGTGAATTCGCCACCATCGACGTTAATGGCGTTAAGCTCAAGGCGACCCTGCGCGGCAAGGACGTGGTTGACGACGCCACCGCCATCATCCGTCTGGAAAAAGTGCGCCTGTCCGCTACCCAGGTCGAGAATGCGATCAAGTTGCCATTGACCACCTGCATGTATCTGGGGGATCGCTGGGAGTGCCTGTTTGGTCACGCCGGCAGCGAAGGTAGTTTGCGCGCCTATTCACCGTACAAGCTGGAACAGGGCGAGTACTGGCTGCAACTCGACGCCGATAAGCTGTGGCTGTATTAA
- a CDS encoding trypsin-like peptidase domain-containing protein, with the protein MNVKHILLLLLCIGRFAIAADTLPDAPAEVPADATADIPLAPPSSAAQKLYSAAKNDLLQIRVLLKSGRTQASVGSGFLIGSSDLVVTNYHVMSQIALEPDVYVGEFVDTNGQRGDVELLAVDVLHDLAVVRVSRKGTGFFKVPEQVSKLFSLAQGQYLYSLGNPLDLGFAISEGSYNGIIGRAFYDQFMFTGPINSGMSGGPNVTAEGRIAGVNVSKRLDGELVSFFLVPARFVVELLNKVAAQQSQKKKIDKDFNAEVGQQLIAHQSVMVNKLLETPLSVKALGPYRVPVRESEQMRCWGRSNAKPDAPFEVDQMNCQMESAIYVSGQLQTGNIAIRHTFTRSKNLDTLRFSHLISNSFKSQVTGGNKDVRLSAASCTEEFVKNQSLSMRAVLCVRAYRKFSGLYDVTLFTASTDQSRMSLQSRIDARGVSYENGMRLSRLFLNSIATTTGTKP; encoded by the coding sequence ATGAATGTAAAACATATTTTGTTACTGTTACTGTGTATTGGCCGCTTTGCCATCGCCGCCGATACCTTGCCCGATGCGCCGGCCGAAGTGCCTGCCGACGCCACGGCAGATATCCCTCTGGCACCTCCCTCCTCGGCTGCGCAAAAACTCTATTCGGCCGCCAAGAATGATCTGCTGCAGATACGTGTCTTGCTCAAGAGCGGCCGCACCCAGGCCTCGGTAGGCTCGGGCTTCCTGATTGGTAGTAGTGATCTGGTGGTCACCAATTACCATGTGATGTCACAGATCGCGCTGGAGCCCGATGTGTATGTCGGCGAATTTGTCGATACCAATGGCCAACGCGGCGACGTTGAGTTATTGGCGGTCGATGTCTTGCACGATCTGGCCGTGGTGCGCGTGAGTCGCAAGGGCACCGGTTTTTTCAAGGTGCCGGAACAGGTCTCTAAATTATTTTCACTGGCCCAGGGCCAATATCTGTATTCGCTGGGCAACCCGCTGGATCTGGGTTTCGCGATTTCCGAGGGCTCGTATAACGGCATCATAGGGCGGGCGTTTTACGATCAGTTCATGTTCACCGGACCTATCAATTCCGGTATGAGCGGCGGGCCGAATGTCACGGCTGAGGGCAGGATCGCCGGCGTGAATGTCTCGAAACGGCTCGATGGTGAACTGGTGAGTTTTTTTCTGGTACCGGCGCGCTTCGTGGTCGAGCTGCTCAATAAAGTGGCAGCGCAGCAGAGCCAAAAGAAGAAAATAGACAAGGATTTTAATGCCGAGGTTGGCCAGCAACTGATCGCGCACCAAAGCGTCATGGTGAATAAATTGCTGGAGACGCCGCTAAGCGTGAAGGCACTCGGCCCTTACCGCGTGCCGGTCAGGGAATCGGAGCAGATGCGCTGCTGGGGGCGTTCCAACGCCAAGCCAGACGCACCGTTTGAAGTCGACCAGATGAATTGCCAGATGGAATCAGCGATCTATGTTTCGGGCCAGCTGCAGACCGGGAATATCGCGATACGCCACACTTTTACCCGCAGTAAAAACCTCGATACGCTGCGCTTTTCCCATCTGATCAGCAATAGCTTCAAAAGTCAGGTAACAGGCGGAAACAAGGATGTGCGGCTGAGCGCCGCCAGCTGCACGGAAGAATTCGTCAAGAACCAGAGCCTGTCTATGCGCGCCGTGTTGTGCGTGCGCGCTTACCGGAAATTTTCCGGGCTATACGATGTCACGCTGTTTACCGCCAGCACCGACCAGAGTCGCATGAGCCTGCAAAGCCGTATCGATGCGCGTGGCGTTTCCTATGAAAACGGTATGCGTTTGTCGCGCCTGTTTCTTAATTCCATCGCCACCACCACCGGGACTAAGCCATGA
- a CDS encoding FHA domain-containing protein — MKAAYYIELLSRSGEVQHRHGVSGLPIRLGRGYDNDFILDDVHTAAHHALVELDADGQLCITDLGSRNGLVFQGKRQTHLLINGNSVVRLGQTNLRIRSADFQVEQEAFDTNNYAWEGMPPAIAGLVLICLLGVFGTWLADTEKFGLVRYLIALAPLFATGLVWSGMWAFANRLFGGHARFGRHLFIAACGLMLAELWSFASSLAGFAFSLEVLTRYSSHIFVAICAATLYFHLTTIKPRHPRRLLVTVTLLAMLGSGLVLMMNYQRHGRLADEAYMTEMFSPSLRLSQDHSVDQFMAGAEKLKATVERERKKGVEHGAVGGDEDE, encoded by the coding sequence ATGAAAGCCGCTTACTACATAGAGCTGTTGTCGCGCAGCGGCGAGGTGCAACACCGGCATGGTGTCAGCGGCTTGCCGATACGCCTGGGGCGTGGCTACGATAATGATTTCATCCTCGATGATGTGCATACCGCGGCGCATCACGCGCTGGTCGAACTCGATGCCGACGGCCAACTCTGCATCACCGATCTGGGCAGTCGCAATGGCCTGGTATTTCAGGGGAAACGTCAGACCCATCTGCTGATCAACGGCAATAGCGTGGTCAGGTTGGGGCAAACCAATCTGCGCATACGTTCGGCTGATTTTCAGGTAGAACAGGAAGCTTTCGACACGAATAATTACGCCTGGGAAGGCATGCCTCCGGCAATCGCCGGGCTGGTATTGATCTGCCTGTTAGGCGTGTTTGGCACCTGGCTGGCCGATACCGAAAAATTTGGCTTGGTGCGTTACCTGATCGCGTTGGCGCCGCTGTTTGCCACCGGCCTGGTATGGAGCGGTATGTGGGCGTTTGCCAATCGCTTGTTTGGCGGTCATGCGCGTTTTGGCCGTCACCTGTTTATCGCCGCCTGTGGCCTGATGCTGGCCGAACTCTGGAGCTTTGCCAGTAGCCTGGCCGGCTTTGCCTTTTCGCTGGAAGTATTGACGCGCTACAGCAGCCATATCTTCGTCGCGATTTGTGCCGCCACCTTGTATTTTCATCTGACCACCATCAAGCCGCGCCATCCGCGTCGTTTACTGGTGACGGTAACGCTGCTGGCGATGCTTGGTTCCGGCCTGGTGTTGATGATGAATTACCAGCGCCACGGCAGGCTGGCCGACGAGGCTTATATGACCGAAATGTTCTCCCCCAGCTTACGCCTGAGCCAAGACCATAGCGTCGACCAGTTTATGGCGGGCGCCGAGAAGCTCAAGGCGACGGTCGAGCGTGAGCGCAAAAAAGGCGTAGAACACGGCGCGGTGGGCGGCGACGAGGACGAGTGA
- a CDS encoding helix-turn-helix transcriptional regulator encodes MHADYADTRLAQLAAAIAEPARARILCCLMDGHARTSTELATVAEVSPSTTSVHLSKLKQQNLVKLMTQGKHRYYQLASAEVAAALEALLSLAGVTKTRFVPNTPARLRHARTCYDHMAGTVAVQIHDCIMERGWLLPGASDDPAYSLSEAGQNGLQEIGVDVGATLKLRRRFACSCLDWSERRPHLGGALGAALLSLMLQRGWVTRDLDSRALSISKQGGLALQRLFGIAM; translated from the coding sequence ATGCATGCAGACTACGCCGATACCCGACTCGCCCAATTAGCCGCCGCCATCGCCGAACCGGCACGCGCGCGCATCCTGTGCTGCCTGATGGATGGGCATGCCAGAACCAGTACCGAACTGGCGACCGTGGCCGAGGTCAGCCCGTCCACCACCAGCGTGCATTTATCTAAACTCAAGCAGCAAAATCTGGTCAAGCTGATGACGCAGGGCAAGCACCGCTACTACCAGTTGGCTAGCGCCGAAGTGGCGGCCGCGCTGGAAGCCTTGCTCTCGCTGGCGGGCGTCACTAAAACCAGGTTCGTACCGAATACCCCGGCCAGGTTGCGTCATGCGCGCACCTGTTACGACCACATGGCGGGTACCGTTGCGGTGCAGATCCACGATTGCATAATGGAACGCGGCTGGTTGCTGCCAGGTGCCTCGGATGATCCCGCCTATAGCTTGAGCGAGGCGGGGCAAAACGGTTTGCAGGAGATCGGCGTCGATGTCGGCGCTACGCTGAAACTACGGCGACGGTTTGCCTGCTCCTGCCTCGACTGGAGCGAACGCAGACCCCACCTGGGCGGCGCCCTAGGTGCCGCTTTGCTCAGCCTGATGCTGCAGCGCGGCTGGGTAACGCGCGACCTCGACAGTCGCGCGCTCAGCATCAGCAAGCAAGGTGGTCTGGCCTTGCAGCGGCTATTTGGCATCGCCATGTAA
- a CDS encoding cytochrome P450 → MFPSNPVTAVCHPDPYPYYRSLLAGPGLQFDEGLKLWVASSAAVVRQVLEHADCLVRPLAEPVPRAIVGSSAGQVFAYLVRMNEGSAHAVPKLALQQTLAALDPARIGARASYFSALLAPRHGVPTAAGLNAWMFDLPVYVVGDLLGFAEAGLPQLALWMGDFVRCLSPLSDESQLAAASVAAQALLARFAELLAAAVPTVDSLLSRLQQAAQQAGWQHALLANLIGLLSQTYEATAGLIGNSLVALLSQPDLQQQMRLAPEQTAALLEEVCRYDPPVQNTRRFVANACCIAGVALQPGDVILLVLAAAGRDDQAHPNANQFVLDRPARQLFGFGHGRHLCPGQQLAASIVNAALQSLLALPLSLDPAQLQWSYRRSLNGRLPLFQPVCH, encoded by the coding sequence ATGTTCCCATCGAATCCCGTCACCGCCGTGTGCCATCCTGATCCTTATCCCTACTACCGCAGTTTGCTGGCCGGGCCCGGCCTGCAATTTGATGAGGGACTCAAGCTATGGGTCGCCAGCAGTGCCGCAGTGGTGCGGCAAGTGTTGGAACACGCCGATTGCCTGGTCAGACCCCTGGCCGAGCCGGTACCGCGCGCCATCGTCGGCAGCAGTGCCGGGCAAGTGTTTGCCTATCTGGTGAGGATGAACGAAGGCAGCGCCCATGCCGTGCCCAAGCTGGCTTTGCAGCAGACCTTGGCGGCACTTGATCCGGCCCGGATTGGCGCCAGAGCCAGTTATTTTTCCGCCTTGCTGGCACCGCGCCATGGGGTGCCAACGGCGGCTGGCCTGAACGCCTGGATGTTCGATTTGCCGGTGTATGTGGTAGGCGATCTGCTCGGTTTTGCCGAAGCCGGATTGCCGCAACTGGCGTTGTGGATGGGTGATTTCGTGCGTTGCCTGTCGCCCTTAAGCGATGAGTCGCAACTGGCTGCCGCCAGCGTCGCCGCGCAGGCTTTGCTAGCGCGTTTCGCGGAACTGCTAGCCGCTGCCGTGCCAACGGTAGATAGTTTGTTAAGCCGCTTACAGCAAGCCGCGCAGCAGGCTGGCTGGCAGCATGCGCTACTGGCTAATCTGATTGGCTTGTTATCGCAAACCTATGAGGCAACGGCTGGCTTAATCGGGAATAGTCTGGTGGCCTTGCTGAGCCAGCCCGATTTGCAACAGCAAATGCGGCTGGCACCGGAGCAAACCGCGGCGCTGCTGGAAGAGGTTTGCCGTTACGATCCGCCGGTGCAAAATACGCGCCGCTTTGTGGCGAACGCTTGCTGCATAGCCGGTGTCGCGCTGCAACCCGGTGACGTCATCTTGCTGGTGCTGGCGGCCGCCGGGCGCGATGATCAGGCGCATCCGAATGCCAATCAGTTCGTCCTCGATCGCCCGGCTAGGCAATTGTTTGGCTTTGGCCATGGCCGGCATCTGTGCCCGGGACAACAGCTGGCAGCCAGCATTGTGAATGCAGCGCTACAGAGCTTGCTGGCGCTGCCGCTCAGCTTAGACCCAGCGCAGCTGCAATGGAGTTACCGGCGCTCGCTGAACGGCCGCTTACCGCTGTTTCAGCCAGTATGTCATTAA
- a CDS encoding antibiotic biosynthesis monooxygenase yields MIAVIFEVLPHAASRQAYLDIAAALSPVLKEMDGFISIERFQSLSDPQKILSLSFWRDEAAVAGWRKREAHRAAQSQGRNVVFQDYRLRIAGVIRDYGMTEREQAPADSRSVHG; encoded by the coding sequence ATGATCGCCGTTATTTTTGAAGTACTGCCGCATGCCGCCTCCAGGCAAGCCTATCTGGATATCGCCGCTGCACTCTCCCCTGTGCTCAAGGAAATGGATGGGTTTATTTCCATAGAGCGCTTTCAGAGCCTCAGTGACCCGCAAAAAATCCTCTCGCTGTCGTTTTGGCGCGATGAAGCCGCGGTGGCCGGCTGGCGCAAGCGCGAAGCCCACCGCGCAGCGCAAAGCCAGGGACGTAATGTGGTGTTTCAGGATTACCGCCTGCGCATCGCCGGCGTGATCCGCGATTACGGCATGACTGAGCGCGAGCAAGCACCGGCGGACAGCCGCAGTGTGCATGGCTAG